In Gossypium arboreum isolate Shixiya-1 chromosome 6, ASM2569848v2, whole genome shotgun sequence, the following are encoded in one genomic region:
- the LOC108484583 gene encoding uncharacterized protein LOC108484583 has translation MAFKPFYERNLQSPTSYMEGVVVNTNWDDVICPICLDVPHNGVLLQCTSYEKGCRPFVCDTDHLHSNCLDRFKNANGMSCPSTSHTISTTTSIQLTVSEDDCKPACPLCRGKVTGWFVVDKARLLLDKKKRFCEEEQCSFAGTYSDLQKHAQLEHPHARPSRIDPARQLDWENLQQSSEIIDVLSTIHSEIPRGVVLGDYVIEYGEDESGDEFDDFPGEGNWWTSCILYQVFDNLRISRNRRRSRVTDSRRGNRRSSYALSNSDEGSVASVEYAEYRVDETDDEFISRSAPSRGSFGYRSSPRRRSRFSDN, from the exons ATGGCGTTCAAACCTTTTTATGAAAGAAACCTCCAATCCCCTACTTCTTACATGGAGGGTGTTGTGGTGAATACCAATTGGGATGATGTGATTTGCCCGATATGTTTGGATGTTCCCCACAATGGTGTACTCCTCCAATGCACATCTTACGAGAAAGGCTGCCGTCCTTTTGTTTGTGACACAGACCACTTGCATTCAAATTGTTTGGATCGATTCAAAAATGCGAATGGGATGTCATGCCCTTCAACATCTCATACAATTTCTACAACAACAAGCATTCAGCTAACAGTGTCTGAAGATGACTGCAAGCCAGCTTGCCCCTTATGTAGAGGGAAAGTCACCGGATGGTTTGTTGTTGATAAGGCTCGTCTACTTCTAGATAAGAAGAAGCGTTTTTGTGAGGAGGAGCAGTGCTCATTCGCAGGCACCTACTCAGACCTACAGAAGCATGCTCAGTTAGAGCATCCCCATGCACGTCCTTCAAGAATAGATCCTGCTCGGCAGCTTGATTGGGAAAATCTTCAGCAGTCCTCTGAGATAATAGATGTTTTGAGCACTATACATTCAGAAATCCCACGTGGGGTGGTTCTTGGGGACTATGTAATTGAATATGGTGAAGATGAATCTGGAGATGAGTTTGATGATTTCCCCGGTGAGGGCAACTGGTGGACCTCTTGTATTTTATATCAGGTGTTTGATAACTTGAGGATTTCTAGAAATAGAAGGAGATCAAGAGTGACTGATTCTAGAAGGGGAAATCGTCGATCTAGTTATGCTTTGTCAAATTCTGATGAGGGTTCAGTGGCTTCTGTAGAATATGCAGAATATAGAGTAGATGAGACTGATGATGAGTTTATAAGCAGAAGTGCCCCCTCccgaggtagctttggctaccgGAG TTCACCAAGACGTCGCTCCCGCTTTTCTGACAATTGA
- the LOC108485623 gene encoding COP9 signalosome complex subunit 5b-like isoform X3, with protein MDSAIAQKTWELENNILAVEAPDPSSDFIFYYDEVAQAMSLKAKPWANDPHFFKRVKISALALLKMVIHARSGGTIEVMGLMIGKTDGDAIIVMDAFALPVEGTETRVNAQADAYEYMVDYSQTNKQAGRLENVVGWYHSHPGYGCWLSGIDVSTQMLNQQFQEPFLAVVIDPTRTVSSGKVYIGAFRTYPEGYKPTDDPISEYQTIPLNKIEDFGVHCKQYYALNISYFKSSLDCHLLDLLWNKYWVNTLSSSPLLGNGDYVAGQLSDLAEKLEQAENHLTHSRIGPLGTSRKKIPGRITSW; from the exons ATGGATTCCGCAATAGCCCAGAAAACATGGGAGTTAGAGAACAATATACTAGCAGTGGAAGCGCCTGACCCTTCATCCGACTTCATATTTTACTACGACGAGGTGGCTCAAGCCATGTCCCTCAAAGCCAAGCCTTGGGCCAATGATCCCCACTTTTTCAAACGCGTTAAGATCTCCGCCCTCGCTCTCCTCAAGATGGTCATCCACGCCCGCTCTGGTGGCACCATTGAGGTCATGGGCCTCATGATAGGCAAGACCGATGGCGATGCCATCATTGTCATGGACGCCTTTGCTTTGCCCGTTGAAGGCACTGAAACCAGGGTCAATGCTCAGGCCGATGCCTACGAGTATATGGTCGATTATTCCCAGACCAACAAGCAG GCTGGTCGATTAGAGAATGTTGTTGGATGGTACCATTCTCATCCAGGGTACGGTTGCTGGCTCTCTGGAATCGATGTTTCAACCCAAATGCTTAACCAGCAATTTCAGGAACCTTTCCTGGCGGTTGTAATTGATCCAACCAGGACTGTTTCTTCTGGAAAAGTTTACATTGGTGCTTTCAGGACATACCCTGAAGGTTATAAACCTACTGATGATCCCATCTCAGAGTACCAAACCATTCCTCTCAATAAAATCGAAGACTTTGGCGTCCACTGTAAACAG TATTATGCTTTGAATATCTCTTATTTCAAGTCCTCTCTTGATTGTCATCTCTTGGATTTGTTATGGAACAAGTACTGGGTCAATACCCTTTCTTCTTCACCTCTTCTTGGCAATGGAGATTATGTTGCTGGACAACTTTCAGATTTAG CTGAAAAGCTGGAGCAAGCAGAGAATCATTTGACACATTCTCGTATTGGTCCCCTAGGGACCTCTCGAAAGAAG ATACCAGGAAGAATCACATCTTGGTAA
- the LOC108485623 gene encoding COP9 signalosome complex subunit 5b-like isoform X2, which translates to MDSAIAQKTWELENNILAVEAPDPSSDFIFYYDEVAQAMSLKAKPWANDPHFFKRVKISALALLKMVIHARSGGTIEVMGLMIGKTDGDAIIVMDAFALPVEGTETRVNAQADAYEYMVDYSQTNKQAGRLENVVGWYHSHPGYGCWLSGIDVSTQMLNQQFQEPFLAVVIDPTRTVSSGKVYIGAFRTYPEGYKPTDDPISEYQTIPLNKIEDFGVHCKQYYALNISYFKSSLDCHLLDLLWNKYWVNTLSSSPLLGNGDYVAGQLSDLAEKLEQAENHLTHSRIGPLGTSRKKVIKDILFNSVRQSK; encoded by the exons ATGGATTCCGCAATAGCCCAGAAAACATGGGAGTTAGAGAACAATATACTAGCAGTGGAAGCGCCTGACCCTTCATCCGACTTCATATTTTACTACGACGAGGTGGCTCAAGCCATGTCCCTCAAAGCCAAGCCTTGGGCCAATGATCCCCACTTTTTCAAACGCGTTAAGATCTCCGCCCTCGCTCTCCTCAAGATGGTCATCCACGCCCGCTCTGGTGGCACCATTGAGGTCATGGGCCTCATGATAGGCAAGACCGATGGCGATGCCATCATTGTCATGGACGCCTTTGCTTTGCCCGTTGAAGGCACTGAAACCAGGGTCAATGCTCAGGCCGATGCCTACGAGTATATGGTCGATTATTCCCAGACCAACAAGCAG GCTGGTCGATTAGAGAATGTTGTTGGATGGTACCATTCTCATCCAGGGTACGGTTGCTGGCTCTCTGGAATCGATGTTTCAACCCAAATGCTTAACCAGCAATTTCAGGAACCTTTCCTGGCGGTTGTAATTGATCCAACCAGGACTGTTTCTTCTGGAAAAGTTTACATTGGTGCTTTCAGGACATACCCTGAAGGTTATAAACCTACTGATGATCCCATCTCAGAGTACCAAACCATTCCTCTCAATAAAATCGAAGACTTTGGCGTCCACTGTAAACAG TATTATGCTTTGAATATCTCTTATTTCAAGTCCTCTCTTGATTGTCATCTCTTGGATTTGTTATGGAACAAGTACTGGGTCAATACCCTTTCTTCTTCACCTCTTCTTGGCAATGGAGATTATGTTGCTGGACAACTTTCAGATTTAG CTGAAAAGCTGGAGCAAGCAGAGAATCATTTGACACATTCTCGTATTGGTCCCCTAGGGACCTCTCGAAAGAAG GTTATCAAAGACATCCTTTTCAACTCGGTTAGACAGTCAAAATAG
- the LOC108485623 gene encoding COP9 signalosome complex subunit 5b-like isoform X1 translates to MDSAIAQKTWELENNILAVEAPDPSSDFIFYYDEVAQAMSLKAKPWANDPHFFKRVKISALALLKMVIHARSGGTIEVMGLMIGKTDGDAIIVMDAFALPVEGTETRVNAQADAYEYMVDYSQTNKQAGRLENVVGWYHSHPGYGCWLSGIDVSTQMLNQQFQEPFLAVVIDPTRTVSSGKVYIGAFRTYPEGYKPTDDPISEYQTIPLNKIEDFGVHCKQYYALNISYFKSSLDCHLLDLLWNKYWVNTLSSSPLLGNGDYVAGQLSDLAEKLEQAENHLTHSRIGPLGTSRKKEESHLGKITRDSSKITVEQAHGLMSQVIKDILFNSVRQSK, encoded by the exons ATGGATTCCGCAATAGCCCAGAAAACATGGGAGTTAGAGAACAATATACTAGCAGTGGAAGCGCCTGACCCTTCATCCGACTTCATATTTTACTACGACGAGGTGGCTCAAGCCATGTCCCTCAAAGCCAAGCCTTGGGCCAATGATCCCCACTTTTTCAAACGCGTTAAGATCTCCGCCCTCGCTCTCCTCAAGATGGTCATCCACGCCCGCTCTGGTGGCACCATTGAGGTCATGGGCCTCATGATAGGCAAGACCGATGGCGATGCCATCATTGTCATGGACGCCTTTGCTTTGCCCGTTGAAGGCACTGAAACCAGGGTCAATGCTCAGGCCGATGCCTACGAGTATATGGTCGATTATTCCCAGACCAACAAGCAG GCTGGTCGATTAGAGAATGTTGTTGGATGGTACCATTCTCATCCAGGGTACGGTTGCTGGCTCTCTGGAATCGATGTTTCAACCCAAATGCTTAACCAGCAATTTCAGGAACCTTTCCTGGCGGTTGTAATTGATCCAACCAGGACTGTTTCTTCTGGAAAAGTTTACATTGGTGCTTTCAGGACATACCCTGAAGGTTATAAACCTACTGATGATCCCATCTCAGAGTACCAAACCATTCCTCTCAATAAAATCGAAGACTTTGGCGTCCACTGTAAACAG TATTATGCTTTGAATATCTCTTATTTCAAGTCCTCTCTTGATTGTCATCTCTTGGATTTGTTATGGAACAAGTACTGGGTCAATACCCTTTCTTCTTCACCTCTTCTTGGCAATGGAGATTATGTTGCTGGACAACTTTCAGATTTAG CTGAAAAGCTGGAGCAAGCAGAGAATCATTTGACACATTCTCGTATTGGTCCCCTAGGGACCTCTCGAAAGAAG GAAGAATCACATCTTGGTAAGATTACTAGAGATAGTTCAAAGATAACAGTGGAGCAAGCCCATGGTTTAATGTCACAG GTTATCAAAGACATCCTTTTCAACTCGGTTAGACAGTCAAAATAG